In the Hymenobacter volaticus genome, one interval contains:
- a CDS encoding O-methyltransferase has product MNEFRLAFLRQLAADYQMHDQLATDRAERYLNITPDTGPFLALLLQAVHARNILEIGTSTGYSTIWLADASLATNGHVTTLEIRADRVALARANFEQAGLSARITQVHAPVGVWLDTDIPNPFDLVFLDANRAQYVALWPRLLLLVRPGGLLVVDNAVSHQQELQAFFALVKATPGVESVVVPIGKGELLVWKALETVPAG; this is encoded by the coding sequence ATGAACGAGTTTAGACTTGCTTTCCTGCGCCAACTGGCCGCCGATTACCAGATGCACGACCAGCTGGCCACTGACCGAGCCGAGCGTTACCTGAATATCACGCCCGACACGGGTCCTTTCCTGGCTTTGCTGCTGCAAGCGGTGCACGCCCGCAACATCCTGGAAATCGGCACTTCCACTGGCTACTCTACCATCTGGCTAGCCGACGCCAGTTTAGCAACCAACGGTCACGTGACCACCCTGGAAATCAGGGCCGACCGTGTGGCTTTGGCGCGCGCAAACTTCGAGCAGGCCGGACTGAGTGCCCGCATCACTCAAGTGCACGCCCCTGTTGGAGTTTGGCTCGACACCGACATTCCCAATCCGTTTGACTTGGTATTTCTAGATGCCAACCGTGCCCAGTACGTGGCGCTGTGGCCGCGGCTGCTGTTGTTGGTGCGGCCCGGGGGCCTGTTAGTCGTCGATAATGCCGTTTCCCACCAGCAGGAGTTACAGGCCTTTTTCGCGTTGGTTAAAGCCACGCCGGGCGTTGAAAGCGTGGTGGTGCCTATCGGCAAAGGCGAACTATTGGTTTGGAAGGCACTAGAAACTGTGCCAGCTGGCTAA
- a CDS encoding DUF1349 domain-containing protein, which translates to MRWLNAPKKATVTASKVQVQVDGGTDFWRVTHYGFIRDNGHFLYQEQEGDFVAKVKVVGHYKDLYDQAGLMIRLDEKNWIKTGIEYVKGVQNVSAVVTREVSDWSVVPRQDSPAAVWLTLLRKGDYVEIQYSFDNQEFRMLRLAYFPPTPGKKVQIGLICAAPDGKGFPVEFEDFSVSKPPVAK; encoded by the coding sequence ATGCGCTGGTTGAACGCGCCCAAAAAAGCAACAGTAACTGCTTCCAAGGTGCAGGTGCAAGTTGACGGCGGCACTGATTTCTGGCGGGTGACGCATTACGGCTTCATCCGCGACAACGGTCATTTTCTTTACCAAGAACAGGAAGGTGACTTCGTGGCGAAAGTGAAGGTGGTGGGGCACTACAAAGACCTATATGACCAAGCCGGACTCATGATTCGCCTGGACGAGAAAAACTGGATCAAGACCGGCATCGAGTACGTTAAAGGGGTGCAGAATGTAAGCGCCGTTGTCACGCGCGAGGTGTCGGACTGGTCGGTGGTGCCGCGGCAAGACAGCCCAGCCGCCGTGTGGCTCACGCTGCTACGCAAAGGCGACTACGTGGAAATTCAGTATTCTTTCGACAACCAGGAGTTTCGGATGCTGCGCCTGGCTTACTTTCCGCCCACGCCCGGCAAGAAAGTGCAGATTGGCTTGATTTGCGCCGCCCCCGATGGCAAGGGCTTTCCAGTCGAATTCGAAGACTTCTCCGTCAGCAAGCCTCCAGTTGCCAAGTAG
- a CDS encoding dipeptidase, translated as MLIVDAHLDLSMNALEWNRDLTQPVAVINEREAHLTDKPDRGKAVVSLPELRKGNIGLVVATQIARFVAPDNALPGWHSPAQAWAQTQGQLAWYQAMEAAGEMVQINDRATLEQHLAHWADDTPTAHKPIGYILSLEGADSLITVAHLEQAYSRGLRAVGPAHYGPGRYAQGTDATGFMGPAGHELLKEMERLNIILDATHLCDDSFWEALDHFNGPVWASHNNCRALVNHNRQYSDEQIKALIARGAVIGGALDAWMMVPNWVRGVSTPQGLNCNLEVLIDHIDHICQLAGNTLHVGMGTDLDGAFGREQCPYDLQTIADLQSVPTLLANRGYSAQDIENMMHGNWLRFLRNVWR; from the coding sequence ATGCTGATAGTAGATGCCCATCTGGATTTGAGCATGAACGCGCTGGAATGGAATCGGGATTTAACCCAACCCGTAGCGGTCATAAATGAGCGCGAAGCACACTTGACGGATAAGCCCGACCGAGGGAAGGCAGTAGTGAGTTTGCCCGAGCTGCGCAAGGGCAACATCGGGTTGGTAGTAGCCACCCAAATTGCCCGCTTCGTTGCGCCCGACAATGCCTTACCGGGTTGGCATTCGCCGGCGCAGGCCTGGGCGCAAACCCAAGGCCAACTCGCCTGGTACCAAGCCATGGAAGCAGCTGGAGAAATGGTGCAAATAAACGACCGCGCCACCTTGGAGCAGCACCTGGCGCATTGGGCCGATGATACTCCTACCGCACACAAGCCCATCGGTTACATCTTGAGTTTGGAAGGGGCCGATTCTTTGATTACTGTGGCGCACCTAGAGCAAGCGTACAGCCGCGGTCTGAGGGCCGTAGGCCCCGCACACTACGGACCTGGCCGCTACGCGCAAGGCACCGATGCCACCGGCTTTATGGGCCCCGCAGGCCACGAGTTGCTGAAAGAAATGGAGCGCTTGAATATTATTCTCGACGCAACCCATTTGTGTGATGACAGCTTCTGGGAAGCGCTCGACCACTTCAACGGGCCCGTTTGGGCGAGCCACAATAACTGCAGGGCCCTGGTAAATCACAATCGCCAGTACAGCGACGAGCAGATCAAGGCCCTAATTGCGCGCGGCGCGGTGATTGGGGGCGCTTTGGATGCATGGATGATGGTACCGAACTGGGTTAGAGGCGTATCAACACCGCAGGGTTTGAACTGCAACCTGGAAGTGCTAATCGATCATATCGATCATATCTGCCAACTGGCCGGCAACACCCTGCACGTAGGTATGGGCACCGATTTGGACGGCGCCTTCGGCCGCGAGCAATGCCCTTACGACCTGCAAACTATTGCTGATCTGCAAAGTGTGCCTACCCTGCTAGCCAACCGGGGCTACTCGGCGCAGGACATCGAGAATATGATGCACGGCAACTGGCTACGTTTCTTACGAAACGTGTGGCGCTAA
- a CDS encoding cobyric acid synthase, with the protein MLRPIMFVGTASDVGKSVITAGFCRIFRQDGYRPAPFKAQNMSLNSYATPEGLEIGRAQAMQAEAAGVPCHVDMNPVLLKPTSDQASQVVLNGQPIGTQSAYEYFRENDRHELFVAATQAFDRLAARFSPVVLEGAGSISELNLKRRDITNLRMARHAGAATYLIADIDRGGVFGSVYGTLALLEPEEKACIKGILINKFRGDARLFADGRQQLEELTGVPVVGVLPYFRDIFLEEEDSVALARKQRGTGPANRVQVAVVLLGRMSNFTDFDVLGHDPRVHLFYTHDASEITEADIIVLPGSKNTIDDLITLKNNGLAAAIVQAHRAGKTVVGICGGYQMLGRSVEDPAGVESRVAATAGLGLLPVRTVLQGHKTTEQRHFAFRDQAAATCQGYEIHMGITTADGPAQPVATLTDGTPDGYFAGPRCWGTYLHGILDNPVVVDELLAPYTQEQATEPFDFAAFKDEQFNRLATLIRENVDMPQIYAALQP; encoded by the coding sequence ATGCTTCGTCCCATCATGTTTGTCGGCACAGCTTCCGACGTGGGCAAAAGCGTTATCACGGCCGGGTTCTGCCGGATTTTTCGCCAGGATGGCTACCGGCCGGCCCCGTTCAAGGCCCAGAATATGTCGTTGAATAGCTACGCCACGCCCGAAGGCCTAGAAATTGGGCGGGCCCAGGCCATGCAGGCCGAAGCCGCCGGCGTGCCCTGCCACGTGGATATGAACCCAGTGCTGCTCAAGCCCACCTCCGACCAGGCCTCGCAGGTGGTGCTCAACGGCCAACCCATCGGCACGCAATCGGCCTACGAATACTTTCGCGAGAATGACCGGCACGAGTTGTTTGTGGCCGCAACCCAGGCTTTCGACCGGCTGGCGGCGCGCTTTTCGCCGGTGGTGCTCGAAGGCGCAGGCAGCATCTCGGAACTGAATTTGAAGCGCCGCGACATCACCAACCTGCGCATGGCCCGCCACGCTGGCGCCGCCACCTACCTGATTGCCGACATCGACCGGGGCGGCGTCTTCGGCAGCGTGTACGGCACGCTAGCGCTGCTCGAACCCGAAGAAAAAGCCTGCATCAAAGGTATTTTGATCAACAAGTTTCGGGGAGATGCCCGGCTGTTTGCCGACGGCCGCCAGCAACTCGAAGAATTAACCGGCGTGCCCGTGGTGGGCGTGCTGCCTTACTTCCGCGACATTTTTCTGGAAGAAGAAGACTCCGTGGCGCTGGCTCGTAAGCAGCGCGGTACCGGCCCTGCTAATCGGGTGCAGGTGGCCGTGGTACTGCTCGGTCGCATGTCGAACTTCACGGACTTCGACGTGCTCGGTCACGACCCGCGCGTGCATTTGTTTTATACCCACGACGCCAGCGAAATAACCGAGGCCGACATCATCGTTCTGCCCGGCAGCAAAAACACCATCGACGACCTGATAACTCTGAAAAATAACGGGTTGGCGGCGGCCATCGTGCAGGCTCACCGCGCCGGCAAAACGGTGGTGGGCATCTGCGGCGGCTATCAGATGCTGGGCCGCTCGGTGGAAGACCCCGCGGGCGTGGAAAGCCGCGTGGCGGCCACTGCTGGCCTGGGCTTGCTGCCCGTGCGCACCGTGCTACAGGGCCACAAAACCACTGAGCAGCGCCACTTCGCTTTCCGCGACCAAGCCGCGGCCACCTGCCAGGGCTACGAAATTCACATGGGCATTACCACCGCCGACGGTCCGGCCCAGCCCGTAGCCACGCTCACCGATGGCACCCCCGACGGCTACTTTGCCGGGCCGCGCTGCTGGGGCACCTATTTGCACGGCATCCTCGACAATCCCGTGGTGGTCGATGAGTTGCTGGCGCCCTACACCCAAGAGCAAGCTACCGAGCCCTTTGACTTCGCAGCTTTCAAAGACGAGCAGTTCAACCGCCTGGCAACCCTGATCCGCGAAAATGTAGATATGCCGCAGATTTACGCTGCGCTGCAACCCTGA
- a CDS encoding alpha-N-arabinofuranosidase, whose protein sequence is MINLIYQQVRAVSAAHKPRASRRQLIVKLVAGACLGFGYGAPAVVSAQTIPVTVQAGNPKQTISKHIYGHFAEHLGRCIYDGFWVDDKLNVPKQGRIRMDIVEALRKIKVPNLRWPGGCFADTYHWRDGVGPTAQRPKMLNMWWGNNLEDNSFGTHEFLELCKLLDTEPYLAANVGSGTVQEMAGWMEYLNSNDDTPLVLERRKNGQAEPYKVSWWGIGNESWGCGGNMTAEYYTDVYKRYATFAHSYPASPPLKKIVSGANGDDAHWTETCMKNIPLNQMWGLTLHQYTLPTGSWTGSKGKATGFSEQEYFNTLKNCLKMDAVVAKHSAIMDKYDKDKKVALLVDEWGVWTDVEPGTNPGFLYQQNSLRDALVAGTTLNIFNNHCDRVRGANLAQAVNVLQALVLTNKEKMLLTPTYHVFDLYQVHQDAQYLPLQFTSPDYELEGQKLPALNASASKDASGAVHISLVNLDTKKTLKLETSLAGVNWKTVSGRILTSPKVNDYNTFENPNKVKLTSFSGAKKRGGNLAVELPPQSVVVLELK, encoded by the coding sequence ATGATCAATTTGATTTACCAACAAGTACGAGCGGTTTCAGCTGCTCATAAGCCACGTGCTTCGCGTCGGCAGCTGATAGTAAAGCTAGTGGCAGGCGCGTGTTTGGGGTTCGGTTACGGTGCTCCGGCCGTGGTATCGGCGCAAACGATACCCGTAACCGTGCAGGCTGGCAACCCCAAGCAAACTATCAGCAAGCACATCTACGGGCATTTTGCCGAGCACCTGGGCCGCTGCATCTACGACGGCTTTTGGGTGGACGACAAGCTGAACGTGCCCAAGCAGGGCCGAATTCGGATGGACATCGTGGAAGCCCTCCGCAAGATCAAGGTGCCAAACCTGCGCTGGCCCGGTGGCTGCTTTGCTGATACCTATCATTGGCGCGACGGTGTGGGCCCCACGGCCCAACGACCCAAAATGCTGAATATGTGGTGGGGCAACAACTTGGAAGACAACAGCTTCGGAACTCATGAATTTCTGGAGCTGTGCAAACTGCTCGATACCGAGCCGTATTTGGCGGCCAACGTGGGCAGCGGTACCGTGCAGGAAATGGCCGGCTGGATGGAGTACCTCAATTCTAATGATGACACGCCCTTGGTGCTAGAGCGCCGCAAAAATGGGCAAGCTGAGCCCTATAAGGTGAGTTGGTGGGGCATCGGCAACGAGAGCTGGGGCTGCGGTGGCAACATGACCGCCGAGTACTACACCGATGTCTACAAGCGCTACGCCACTTTCGCCCACAGCTACCCAGCTTCGCCGCCGCTCAAAAAAATCGTGAGCGGGGCCAACGGCGACGATGCGCACTGGACCGAGACGTGCATGAAGAATATTCCCCTCAACCAGATGTGGGGCCTAACCCTGCACCAGTACACGCTACCCACTGGTAGCTGGACCGGCAGCAAAGGCAAAGCCACTGGTTTCAGCGAGCAGGAGTACTTCAATACCCTGAAGAACTGCCTGAAAATGGATGCCGTGGTGGCCAAGCACTCGGCCATTATGGACAAGTACGACAAAGACAAAAAGGTGGCGCTGCTTGTGGACGAATGGGGCGTGTGGACCGACGTAGAGCCCGGTACTAACCCCGGCTTTCTGTACCAGCAAAATTCGCTGCGCGACGCGCTGGTGGCTGGCACTACGCTCAACATCTTCAACAACCACTGCGACCGGGTGCGCGGGGCCAACCTAGCCCAGGCCGTGAATGTGCTGCAAGCGCTGGTGCTCACCAACAAGGAGAAGATGCTGCTCACGCCTACCTACCACGTGTTCGACCTGTATCAAGTGCACCAAGATGCGCAGTACCTGCCCTTGCAGTTCACAAGTCCCGATTACGAGCTTGAAGGCCAAAAGCTGCCGGCCCTGAATGCTTCAGCTTCAAAGGATGCTAGCGGGGCAGTGCATATCTCGCTGGTGAACCTGGATACCAAGAAGACACTTAAGCTGGAAACATCTTTGGCTGGCGTGAATTGGAAAACCGTTTCGGGTCGCATTCTTACGTCCCCTAAAGTCAATGATTACAATACGTTCGAAAACCCTAATAAGGTGAAGCTCACCAGCTTCAGCGGCGCCAAGAAGCGCGGCGGCAACCTGGCCGTGGAACTGCCCCCGCAGTCGGTAGTGGTGCTGGAACTGAAGTAG